In Gemmatimonadota bacterium, the sequence CGCCCCGACAAGGGATCGTTCCTCCCCACGGACCTCGGCAAGAGCGTCCCCGACTGGGCCGGGGAGCGCTGGCTCGACATCCGCTCCGCCAACGTGCAGGCGGTGATGCTGGCGCGGCTCGACACGGCGGCCGCCAAGGGGTGCGATGGGGTGGAACCGGACTGGCTCCACAACTTCCAGACGCACACCGGGTTCCCGCTCACCGCCACCGACCAGCGCGCCTACAACCGCTGGCTCGCCAACGCCGCCCACGATCGCGGCCTGGCGATCGCGCTCAAGAACGACCTGGACCAGATCCCCGAACTGGTGGAGTACTTCGACTTCGCCGTGAACGAGCAGTGCCACGAGTACGACGAGTGCGATGCCTACGTCCCGTTCACCACCGCAGGCAAGCCGGTGCTCAACGCCGAGTACCGTAATCGCTGGGCCACCAACGCCATCGCGCGGGACTCCCTGTGCCTGGCGGCGCAGGCGGAGGGACTGCGGACGCTGGTGCTGCCGGTGGCGCTGGATGACGCATACCGGTATGCGTGCCCCTAGGCGGGACGCGGGACGCGGGACGCGGGCGGGACGCGGGAAGCGGGAAGCGGGAAGCGGGAAGCGGGAAGCGGGGCGAAGCTACTCGACCGCCAGGAATCGCTCGCCGAGGGTGGGCAGGGCGCCGATGAAGGTCTCATCGCTGTTGACGATCAGCGCGAGCACCAGGCGCTGGTCGCGGAAGATGACCAGGTGGGAGGTGCCACCCATGGCCCCACCGGTGTGGGCCGCGAGCCGGCGGCCGTGGGCGTCGGTGTAGCTGCCCCAGCCGATGCCGTAGCGGGTGCGGCTTCCGTCGGCCAGGGTCTGCGGGGTCCACAGTACCTCCCGCGTCTCCGGGGACAGCAGCTTGCCGTCGAGCAGGTTGCGGCCCAGCCGCGCCAGGTCCTCCGCGGTGGACAGGAATCCTCCCCCGGCCCACTTGTAGCTGTTGTCGACGTAGGGCGCGTTCTGCGCCGGGCTCACCGAGTCGGCGTGGACGTAGGCTCGGGCGCGCCACGGGATGAGGCTGTCGGGCCACTCCGGCACCGTACGGGTCATGCCCATGGGTCCGAACACCCGCCGCTGCATGAAGGCCAGGAACTCCTCCCCGCTCGCCCCCTCGATCACCGCGCTGATCAGGTTCCAGCCGTAAGACGAGTAGCTGTAGCGCGTCCCGGGCTCGAACAGCAGGGTGTCATCGGCGAAGATGGCCACCCCGTCCCGCACCGTATCGTAGCGCCGCATGCTCTCGAACTCGCCGGGCCGGTAGTGGCGGATGCCCGCGATGTGCCCCGCCACCTGCCGCACCGTCACCGGCCACGGCTTCACGGGGAAGTAGGGCACGTAGCGCTGCACCGGGCTGTCGAGGTCCACCCGGCCCTCCTGCACCAGGAGGCCGAGCCCGACGGCGGTGACCGCCTTGGAAATGCTCGCGATGCGGAAGCGGGTGAGCGGGGTAACCGGCACCTGCTGCTCGACGTCGGCCAGGCCAAAGCCCTCGCTCCAGAGCAGGCGGCCGTCGCGGATCACCGCGATCTGCGCCCCGGGGATGCGGTGCGCGGCCATGGAGTCGAGGATGGCCTGTCGGGTCTCGGCGATGGCGTCGGCCAGGCGTGGATCGGCGGTGCCCTGCGCGGTGAGGGGGGCCGCCAGGAGTGCGGCGACGAATGCAGCGGCGACTCGCATGCCAGACCTCCCAGGAGATTCACCACGGAGGCACGGAGTACCCGGAGACTCCGTGCCTTCGTGGTTCAACCCGCGACGACGATGTTGAGCAGCCGGTTGGGCACGTAGATCACCTTCGTGATCTCCTTGCCGTCCGTAAAGCGGCGGACGGTCGGGTCCGCGAGCGCGACCGCCTTCGCGTCGGCCTCGGTGGCGTTCCGGGCGACGGAGACTTTCGAGCGGGTCTTGCCACTCACCTGCACCGGCAGCTCGATCTCGTCGGCGACGGTCAGCGCCTCGTCCCACATCGGCCAGCCGGCGTCGAACACGCTGCCCGTGCCCCCCAGCCGCTCCCAGCACTCTTCGCTGAAGTGGGGCGCGAAGGGCGCCAGCATGACCACCAGGTCGCGCACCATCGCGGTGTCGCGGCAGCCGGCGTCCTTCATGTGGTTCACCAGCTCCATCAGCGCGGCGATGGCGGTGTTGTAGCGCAGCCCCTCGATGTCCTCGGCGCACTTCTTCCGCGTGGCGTGCCACCGGGTGACCAGGTCCTTGCGCAGCTCGCCCCCGGACTCCTCGGCCTCGGCAACCATCACCCACACCCGCTCCAGGAAGCGCCGCGGGCCGTTGATGCCGGCGTCGCGGAAGTCGCCCCCCTCCTGCAGCGGCCCCAGGAACATCAGGTACATCCGGAAGGTGTCGGCGCCCCACTGCGCGATGTACTCGTCAGGGATCACCACGTTTCCCCGCGACTTGGACATCTTGCTGCCGTCCTTGACGATCAGCCCGTGGGCCCGGAAGCGGGTGAACGGCTCCTCGAAGCCGATGTGGCCCAGGTCCTTGAGCACCATGGCCAGGAAGCGGCTGTACAGCAGGTGCAGCACCGCGTGCTCGTTGCCACCGATGTAGGTGGTCACCGGGCACCAGGCCCGGGTCCGCGCCGGGTCGAAGGGGCGGTCGGCGAACTCGGTGCTCGGGTAGCGCAGGTAGTACCAGGCGGAATCGAGGAAGGTGTCCGAGACGTCGGTCTCGCGCCGGGCGCGCGCGCCGCAGGCGGGGCACGGCACGAAGTACCATTCCTCGTGCCGCGCCAGGGGCGAGACGCCGCTGTCGTCGGGCCGGAAGTCCTCGATCGGCGGCAGGATCACCGGCAGGTCCCGCTCCGGCACGGCCACCGGGCCACAGGCGTCGCAGTAGATGATGGGAATCGGCGGGCCCCAGTACCGCTGGCGCGAGATGCACCAGTCGTGCAGCCGGTACTGCACCACCGCCTTCCCGAGCCCCTGCGCCGCCAGCCAGGCGGTGATCGCCTGCTTGGCCGCCTCGGCCTCCTGTCCGTCGAAGCGCCCGGAGTTGACCAGCCGGAAGCCGGCCACCTCGGTCTCGGCGGCCGCGAGCGGCGCGCCGGCGGCCTGCCCCTCGCCGGCCAGCACCCGGACGATCTCCAGCCCGAACTGGGTGGCGAAGGCGAAGTCGCGCTCGTCGTGCGCCGGCACCGCCATGATGGCGCCGGTGCCGTACTCCATCAGCACGTAGTCGGCGATCCAGACCGGGACCGGCTGGCCGGTGGCGGGATTGGTCGCGTAGGCGCCGAGGAACACGCCGGTCTTGTCCTTGTCGCCCACCTTGCGGGCGACCAGGTCCATCGCAGCGGCCCGCTGCACGTAGGCCTCGACCTCCGCCCGGCGGTCCGGGGTGGTCAGGCGCGCCACCGCCGGATGCTCCGGCGCCAGCACCATGAACGTGGCGCCAAAGAGCGTATCGGGGCGGGTGGTGAAGACCGTGATGGCCTCGGCGTCCCGGCGGCCGGACGGCTCGGCGGGGACCGTGAAGGTGATCTCCGCGCCCTCACTCCTCCCCCAGCCAGTTCCGCTGCGCGGTGCGGGTGGTGTCCGACCAGTCCAGCGTGTCGAGGTTCCGGAGCAGCCGCTCGGCGTACTCGGTGATCCGGAAGAACCACTGCTCCAGGAAGCGCTGCTCGACCGGTGTCTTGCACCGCTCGCACAGCCCGTTCTCCACCTGCTCGTTGGCCAGCACGGTCTTGCAGTTGGGGCACCAGTTAACCGCGGCCTTCTTCTTGTACGCCTTCCCCGCCTTGAACAGCTGGAGGAAGATCCACTGGGTCCACTTGTAGTACGCCGGGTCGGTGGTGCTCAGGGCGTGGCGCCAGTCGAACATCCCGCCGATCCGCTCCAGCTGGCGGCGGAAGTTGGCGATGTTCCTCGGGATGAGCTCGGCGGGGTGCAGGCCCACCTTGATCGCGTAGTTCTCGCTGTGGATGCCGAAGGCGTCGTAGCCGATCGGCTCGAAGACGTCGTACCCCCGCAGCCGCTGGTAGCGGCCATACACGTCGCTGCCGGTGAAGGCGAACATGTTCCCCACGTGCAGCCCCTCGGCCGAGGGGTAGGGGAACATCATGAGGTTGTAGAAGGGCCGCTTCGGGTGATCCAGGTCGGGCTGGTTGGTGCCGCGCTCGGCCCACCGGGCGCGCCACCTGGCCTCGACCTCGTCGGGGCGGTAGCCGTCGTTCATGTCGGTCATAGGCCGGGGAATCTACGCAGAACCCGGGGAAACGCGACCACGCGGCGGCCCCCGGCCAACCATGGCCACGCGCGCCCGTCGCAGGGGCCCCGGCACGCCGTGCGCCGCCCTTGCCCCTCGCCTCCCGACCGGCCTACGTTCCACTCCCTCCACCACATCGCTCATGGCCTCACAGCGCCAGATGTTCGTCCGCCGGATGTACCTCGTCGCCACCCTGCTGGTGGTGTCGATGGGGCTGTTGTTCGCGGGCATCGTCTGGCTGGGCTACGGCCGCACCGACAGCGGGCCCGGGTTCCTCTCCGCGCTGGCGCTGGCGATGGCGGTGTACGTCGCGGCCGGCATGCTGGTGGCGACGTTCCTGGTGAGCTGGACGGTCCGCAACATCCTCCGCCCCCTCGGCAACACCGTGGTGGTCGCCAGCCGGGTGGCGCAGGGTGACCTTTCCGTGGCGGTCTCGGCCATCAGCTCCCAGGAGACGGACGGCCTCACCACCGCCGTGGCCACCATGCTCACCCAGCTCCGCACCCTGGTGAGCGCCATCCGGGGGAGCGCGCAGGAGGCGGCCTCCATGGCGCAGCAGATCTCCTCCTCCACCCAGCAGATGAGCGCCTCCACGCAGGAGGTCTCCGGCACCTGCAACGACCTCACCGACCGGGCCACCCGTCAGGCGGCGCTGGTGCGCAGTGCCGCGGAGGACGCCCACCGGATCCTCGAGATCGCGCAGACCCTGGCCGTCAGCGCCGGCGAGGCCGCGACCCGCAACGCCGCCCTGGCCCAGCTGGCACGCGACCACCGCGACCAGCTGCAGGCGAGCTCCAGCGAACTGCGGCGGCTGGCGGACGAGATCGCGCGGGGCGCGGAGGAAGCGGCGGCGCTGGCCACCGCGTCGGAGCAGATCGAGCAGTTCGTGACCGAGACCAAGGCCATCGCGCGGCAGACCCACATGCTGGCGCTCAACGCCGGCATCGAGGCGGCCCGCGCGGGCGAGGAGGGCAAGGGGTTCGCCGTGGTGGCGGAGGAGGTGAAGAAGCTGGCCGGCCACGCCGCGCAGGCCGCCACGCTCACCAGTGAGACGGTGCACCTGGTGCAGGAGCGGGTGGCCACCGCGCGGGAGCGGCTGCTGCGGCTGGCGCGGGGCGGCGAGGCGGCGCGCGCCACCGCGCAGCAGGCCTCCGAGGGCCTGGCCCGCGTGGCCGACGAGGCCCACCAGACGGACGAGTGGAGCCGGCAGATCAGCCAGTCCACCACCGAGGTGCGGGGCCTCGTGGAGGGCATCGCCAGCCGGATGCAGGAGGTGTCCGGCGGCACCGAGGATGTTGCCGCCGCCGCGGAGGAGATCGCGGCGAGCGCGGAACAGCTTTCGGCGAGCACGGAGCAGGTGGCGGGCTCGGCACACGCCCTGGCCGAGGGGGCGCAGGGACTGCTGACCCAGGTGGGGCGCTTCAAGGTGGAGTAGCCGCTGACCGGGGCGGTCCCCGGTCCGGCTACCGGCCCAGCCGCCGCCCCAGGGCGTCGAGCAGGCCGGCCAGGTGCTCCGACGTCATGTCGCCCTGGTGGCCGATGCGCAGCACCCGCGGATCGCTCACCGTCGCCGGGGTCACGAACCACCCCTCCTCCGCCAGCGCCGCCACGACGGTGACGGCCGCCAGCTCCGGCGGGAGTTCCAGGCAGGAGCAGGCGCTGGCCCGGCGCCCGGCCGCCGCCAGCAGCCGCACCCCCGGCTGGCCAGCGAGCCAGTCATCCACCTGGGCGGCGAGCGCCGCGTGGCGCGCCCAGCGCCGTTCCAGGGTCTCCCCATCGAGAATCCGTTCCAGCTGCCGGTCGAGTGCCCGCACCAGTGCCGCCGGGACGGGGCCCAGGGTCTGGCCCCGGCTCGCCGCGGCGTGGTGGGCGGCGACGTCGAGCTGCATCCCCCGCCCCGGCTGGGTACGGACCCGCGCGAGGAGCCGGGGGGAAGCCGCGGCGAACGCCAGCCCCGGCGGGAGGCCCAGCGGCCCCTCGGAGCTGCCGACGACGAAGTCGAGACCCCACTGGTCGGTCTCGAGCGGGGTCGCGCCGAGGGTGCCCACCGCGTCGACGTAGAGGAGTACCTCACGGCGGGCGCGCACCACGCGGGCCAGGTCCGCCAGCGGCGCCAGCGCCCCGGTGGCCAGGTCGACGTGGGAGAGCACCACGCTGTCCACCTCCGGCCCGCAGAGAAATCGGGTGAGGTGGGCGGGCTCGAGCACCTGTCCCGGGTGCACCACCACGCGGATCACTTCCTTCCCCAGCGCCTCCGCGGCGGCCGCCAGCGCATCGCTCTCGGCGCCCGCCACCACCACCAGGGCCCGGTGCTCCACCACCGCCTGCAGCCCGATCTCGCGCACCAGGGCCGCGGAGCCGGGGATCGTCAGCACCGGTTCGGCGGTCCGGAAGAGGGCGCGCAGCCGGAGCGTGGCGCGCGCCAGCACCTGGGTCAGGGCGGCCGGCGGCAACGGCGCTTCGTCCTGCAGGATGGCGCGCAGGTCCGGGTGGACGTCGGCGACGGTGGCGAGGAAGTGGCGCCCGTAGGTCACGGGCGCCGCGCGTGGCGAGGGAGGTGGGGGGCGCGGGGCATGGCGGCTCGCCCGAAGAGTAGCCTCACCCCCCGAGCCCGCGGCAGGGAGGGCGTGCGCGGCGCGCCCTCCGCCGCTTCAGCAGGCGGGCCGGGCGGCCAGGAACCAGCAGCGGGTGTAGGGGCTCCCCTTGAAGAAGGTCATGAGGAGGTTGGCCACCTTGGACTGACCGCTGGTGCTCGGGTGCATCCCATCGGTGCTCATCACGTCGGCCACGGTCCAGACCAGGCCATCGGCGCGGCCCGCGAGGCCGTCGGTCCAGAGGTACGCGCCCCAGGTGACGACCGGGACGCCGGTGAGCATGTCGCCCGCGATCGAGTCGACCGCGCCGGTTTCCCGCTGGACGATCTGGGCCTGGATCAGCCATCGCACGGCGATGCCCGTCTCGTAGGCAAACGGCTCCGGGCTCTGGTCGGTGATCGAGTAACCGGCGTAGGTGCGCGTCTCGAGGAACACCAGCTGCAGGTTGGGATACCGCTGCCGCATGGCGCGGAGCGCTTGCGCCGTCTCCCGGATCACCACGAAGGCATCGGCACCGGCATCCGGCAGGCTGTGCTGCGGGAGGTTGTGCGCCGGCTTGAGCCAGACCGCCTGCACCTGCCGCTCGCTCAGCCCCCGGGACTTGAGCCGGGTGGCGATGGTGGTGTACACCGCGTTGCCGGACGCGGTCCACTGGTTGATCGGGGCGCCACCCATCGCGCCATTGATGATCGCCAGCCGGTTCTTCTGCACGGCGGCATCGACGGTGGCGCGCCCGGTGAAACTCCACGAGGTGCAGGTGGGCCAGCTGGTGGCGGTGGCCGCCGAGCACCATTCCTTCGAGGCGTTGCTCGGCCCGGCGCTGAGCAGCACCACCTTGCCGCTGCCCCAGCCCGGATACCCGAGCCCGCTGACGTTCCGGGGGACGATGGCGCGGGCGGCCGCCCGGGCCGCGGCGTCGTGACTGGCCGGCACGGCGTTGCCACCGGGATAGAGGGTGACGGCGAACCAGTCGAGGTAGCGCTCGCCCGGCCCTGCGTCGAGCATCGGCGTGAAACCGGTGCTGGTGATGGGGGCATGGACCGCGGGGAGACCGGGGGAGGTCGGGTCGATCGGCGCGGTACACGCCGCCAGGATGGGGAGGACCAGCGTGAGGCACGCCCTGCAGGGGCGAGACATACGGCCTTCCAGGTGCCGCCGCGCGCCGCCGGGGGCGAGCGTACGCGGCGAGGCACACCCCAAAGATCAGCGGCGGCCAGGCCGGGTCAAGCGGGACGGACCTCCGTGAAGGGAGTTTCGCGGCCGCCTCACAATGAAGGGAGCTTCGCCCGCCCTTCATGGTCGGCCGCGCCGCCGGGCGCGGGTTACACGCCGAACTGACGCAGGTGGTGATCGGCGTGCCGGGCCTGCAGCACGCCCCAGGTGCTCCCGCGCAGCGGCCCGAAGGCCGGATGGTCCGGCCAGACCCCCGCGCACCCCCGCGCCGCGAACCGATCCAGGGCTCCCGCAAACGCGGCGCGTTCACCATCGAGCTCCACGGGATCGGACCCGAGCAGCCGCGCCACCAGCTCGGGCGCGGTCGGCGCCCCGCGGGGAAAGGGCAGGACGTGGATGATCAGCTGCTTGAACGGCGGCGTGTACAGGACCCACGGCACCGGCCGCCGCGCCACCGGCAGTTCCCCGGTGGCCATGCGGAGGGCATCCGTCAGGTGCGCCAGCATCCGCGGCGCGGTGAAGGTACCCCATCGGGGCGTGGCGGCGGGCGAGAGCGCGGCGACCCGGCGCACCAGCGCGGCGCGGGTCTCGGGATCCCAGAGCGTCGGCATCGGGCGACTCCGTCGGCGGTGAGGGGGAGGAGGACTACCAGGGCACGCGCTGAAGGTACACCCAGACCAGGCCGGCCCCCGCCGCGCCAAAGAGCAGCGCCGCGGCGAGGGTCGGGAGGGATCGCATGCGGATGGCCATGACGCTCCCCATCCCCAGCATGGCCAGGCCGGCCAGCGAGGCGAGCAGTGCCCCCGCGCCTCCCAGCAACCGGACCAGCCACAGGGGCGTGGTCCCGCCGGCGCCACCGCCGGCAAGCCCCAGGACGCCCAGCGGCAGCGCGGCGACGAGGAGGAACCCCAGCCACCGCCGGATCACCCGTCCCGGCAGCACGTCGTCGCTCAGCGCGGCCCGGCGCCGCGCGCCAGGCGCCCCAGCAGGTGCTTCCGCACGTCCGGCCACTCCGCGGCGAGGATGCTGTACATCACGCTGTCGCGCACCGAGCCGTCGGGGCGCATGTGGTGGTGCCGGATGACGCCGTCCTTCCGCGCGCCGAGCGCCTCGATGGCGCGCTGGGAGCGGAGGTTGAAGTTGTCGGTGCGCAGCCCGACGACCTGGCAGCCCAGCGCGTCGAACGCATGCCCCAGCAGCAGCAGCTTGCAGCCGGTGTTCACGTGGCTC encodes:
- a CDS encoding DUF1569 domain-containing protein, producing the protein MPTLWDPETRAALVRRVAALSPAATPRWGTFTAPRMLAHLTDALRMATGELPVARRPVPWVLYTPPFKQLIIHVLPFPRGAPTAPELVARLLGSDPVELDGERAAFAGALDRFAARGCAGVWPDHPAFGPLRGSTWGVLQARHADHHLRQFGV
- a CDS encoding alanine--glyoxylate aminotransferase family protein, with the protein product MTYGRHFLATVADVHPDLRAILQDEAPLPPAALTQVLARATLRLRALFRTAEPVLTIPGSAALVREIGLQAVVEHRALVVVAGAESDALAAAAEALGKEVIRVVVHPGQVLEPAHLTRFLCGPEVDSVVLSHVDLATGALAPLADLARVVRARREVLLYVDAVGTLGATPLETDQWGLDFVVGSSEGPLGLPPGLAFAAASPRLLARVRTQPGRGMQLDVAAHHAAASRGQTLGPVPAALVRALDRQLERILDGETLERRWARHAALAAQVDDWLAGQPGVRLLAAAGRRASACSCLELPPELAAVTVVAALAEEGWFVTPATVSDPRVLRIGHQGDMTSEHLAGLLDALGRRLGR
- a CDS encoding endo alpha-1,4 polygalactosaminidase, with product MTRLSRLTLLLALAACANGASDPAEPSPPGDLDPDVPPVTVGSWYHPGTGVTWQWQLDGTPNLGYAVDLYDLDLFEVDAPTVAAVHGAGQALICYFSAGSYENWRPDKGSFLPTDLGKSVPDWAGERWLDIRSANVQAVMLARLDTAAAKGCDGVEPDWLHNFQTHTGFPLTATDQRAYNRWLANAAHDRGLAIALKNDLDQIPELVEYFDFAVNEQCHEYDECDAYVPFTTAGKPVLNAEYRNRWATNAIARDSLCLAAQAEGLRTLVLPVALDDAYRYACP
- a CDS encoding beta-lactamase family protein; protein product: MRVAAAFVAALLAAPLTAQGTADPRLADAIAETRQAILDSMAAHRIPGAQIAVIRDGRLLWSEGFGLADVEQQVPVTPLTRFRIASISKAVTAVGLGLLVQEGRVDLDSPVQRYVPYFPVKPWPVTVRQVAGHIAGIRHYRPGEFESMRRYDTVRDGVAIFADDTLLFEPGTRYSYSSYGWNLISAVIEGASGEEFLAFMQRRVFGPMGMTRTVPEWPDSLIPWRARAYVHADSVSPAQNAPYVDNSYKWAGGGFLSTAEDLARLGRNLLDGKLLSPETREVLWTPQTLADGSRTRYGIGWGSYTDAHGRRLAAHTGGAMGGTSHLVIFRDQRLVLALIVNSDETFIGALPTLGERFLAVE
- a CDS encoding methyl-accepting chemotaxis protein, with protein sequence MASQRQMFVRRMYLVATLLVVSMGLLFAGIVWLGYGRTDSGPGFLSALALAMAVYVAAGMLVATFLVSWTVRNILRPLGNTVVVASRVAQGDLSVAVSAISSQETDGLTTAVATMLTQLRTLVSAIRGSAQEAASMAQQISSSTQQMSASTQEVSGTCNDLTDRATRQAALVRSAAEDAHRILEIAQTLAVSAGEAATRNAALAQLARDHRDQLQASSSELRRLADEIARGAEEAAALATASEQIEQFVTETKAIARQTHMLALNAGIEAARAGEEGKGFAVVAEEVKKLAGHAAQAATLTSETVHLVQERVATARERLLRLARGGEAARATAQQASEGLARVADEAHQTDEWSRQISQSTTEVRGLVEGIASRMQEVSGGTEDVAAAAEEIAASAEQLSASTEQVAGSAHALAEGAQGLLTQVGRFKVE